One region of Hymenobacter sediminicola genomic DNA includes:
- a CDS encoding NAD(P)-dependent alcohol dehydrogenase, translating into MIPAKGYAAQSPTTDPAPWNFERRDVGPHDVQIEILFCGVCHSDLHQIRNEWFPGIFPMVPGHEIVGRITKVGEHVKKFKVAELAGVGCMVDSCQVCVNCKDGLEQYCLEGNTQTYNNLGRDGAPTYGGYSNTIVVREEFVVHVSEKLDLAAVAPLLCAGITTYSPLRYWKVGAGHKLAVVGLGGLGHMGVKFGVAFGADVTVLSTSPSKEADAKALGAHHFVVTKDEAQLEAVKGSFDFILDTVAADHDIPLYLSLLKTSGTHILVGAPPKPMEIPAFALIPGRKSVSGSTIGGIAETQEMLDFCAEHNIVSDIELIDIKDIAAAYERMVKGDVRYRFVIDLATL; encoded by the coding sequence ATGATACCAGCCAAAGGTTACGCAGCACAAAGCCCGACCACAGACCCCGCCCCTTGGAACTTCGAGCGCCGTGACGTCGGGCCGCACGATGTGCAGATTGAAATCTTGTTCTGCGGCGTCTGCCACTCCGACCTGCACCAAATCCGCAATGAGTGGTTTCCGGGCATCTTCCCGATGGTGCCGGGTCACGAAATCGTGGGCCGCATTACCAAAGTGGGCGAACATGTGAAGAAATTCAAAGTAGCTGAGTTGGCCGGCGTAGGCTGTATGGTAGATTCCTGCCAGGTCTGCGTAAACTGTAAGGACGGGCTGGAGCAATACTGTCTGGAAGGCAATACCCAGACTTACAACAACCTCGGCCGCGACGGAGCACCCACCTACGGCGGCTACTCCAACACCATTGTGGTGCGTGAGGAATTTGTGGTGCACGTATCGGAGAAGCTGGATCTGGCCGCGGTGGCCCCGCTGCTTTGTGCCGGCATCACCACATACTCGCCGCTACGCTACTGGAAAGTGGGTGCCGGCCATAAGCTGGCCGTGGTTGGGCTGGGCGGCCTGGGCCACATGGGTGTGAAGTTTGGTGTGGCCTTCGGCGCGGACGTGACCGTGCTGAGCACCTCCCCTTCTAAGGAAGCCGACGCTAAGGCCCTCGGTGCTCATCATTTCGTGGTGACCAAGGACGAAGCCCAGTTGGAAGCCGTAAAAGGCTCCTTTGACTTCATTCTCGACACCGTAGCAGCCGACCACGACATTCCGCTGTACCTGTCGCTGCTCAAAACCAGCGGCACCCACATCTTGGTTGGAGCTCCGCCTAAACCCATGGAAATTCCTGCCTTTGCACTTATTCCGGGCCGTAAAAGCGTGTCTGGCTCTACCATCGGCGGCATTGCCGAAACTCAGGAAATGTTGGATTTCTGCGCCGAGCACAACATCGTTTCCGATATCGAGCTGATTGACATCAAGGACATTGCCGCTGCTTATGAGCGGATGGTAAAAGGGGATGTGCGCTACCGCTTCGTCATCGACTTGGCTACGCTGTAA
- a CDS encoding cyclophilin-like fold protein has product MKRPSLPLLLLLLLLSGTGACENDSSEPANLPTMSTRLRIRIGSDTFTATLFDNPSSAAFVARLPLTVAMSELNSNEKYYDFATGLPTNATNPGTIQAGDLMLYGSETLVLFYKSVATSYRYTRLGRIDNPARLAAALGAGSVTVTFEL; this is encoded by the coding sequence ATGAAACGACCGTCGTTGCCACTACTGCTCCTATTGCTGCTGTTGAGTGGCACCGGGGCGTGTGAAAACGATTCCTCTGAGCCCGCCAATTTGCCTACGATGAGCACCCGACTTCGCATTCGGATTGGTTCCGACACCTTCACCGCTACCCTGTTCGACAATCCTTCTTCCGCGGCCTTCGTAGCCCGGCTGCCTCTCACCGTTGCAATGAGTGAGCTAAACAGCAACGAGAAGTATTACGACTTCGCGACTGGCCTGCCAACCAATGCCACCAATCCTGGCACCATTCAGGCAGGCGATTTGATGCTGTATGGTAGTGAAACACTGGTTCTGTTTTACAAAAGCGTTGCCACCTCCTACCGCTACACACGGCTAGGGCGCATTGATAACCCCGCGAGACTAGCGGCGGCTCTGGGGGCTGGCAGCGTCACCGTAACATTCGAACTATAA
- a CDS encoding DapH/DapD/GlmU-related protein, translating to MKNLPKTIFERDLAGEIIRLDDPEYPQIYAVIRKAIHITSQLNSMMVDDEDEVRRVFSELINQEVDKTFFLIPPFYTDFGHNIRIGKNVFVNFDCVFMDRGGITLEDNVLVGPKVSLITTNHPLEPAQRKSTYSKPILIQKNAWIGANATVMPGITIGENAVVAAGAVVTKDVAANTIVAGVPARVVKKI from the coding sequence ATGAAGAATCTACCAAAAACAATTTTTGAGCGGGATTTGGCTGGTGAAATCATCCGGCTCGACGACCCAGAATACCCGCAGATTTACGCCGTCATTCGCAAAGCCATCCATATTACCTCTCAACTCAATTCTATGATGGTGGATGATGAGGACGAGGTTCGGCGCGTTTTCAGCGAGCTGATCAACCAAGAGGTAGACAAAACCTTTTTCCTGATTCCGCCTTTCTACACGGACTTCGGCCACAACATCCGGATTGGCAAAAACGTGTTCGTGAATTTCGACTGCGTGTTCATGGACCGTGGCGGAATTACATTGGAAGACAACGTCTTGGTGGGTCCGAAAGTGAGTCTGATTACTACCAACCACCCACTGGAGCCCGCGCAACGTAAAAGCACCTATTCCAAGCCTATTCTTATACAGAAGAATGCCTGGATTGGGGCTAATGCCACGGTCATGCCCGGCATTACCATCGGAGAAAATGCGGTAGTAGCGGCTGGTGCAGTTGTCACGAAGGATGTGGCGGCCAACACTATTGTAGCGGGCGTACCGGCCCGTGTGGTAAAGAAAATCTAA
- a CDS encoding (2Fe-2S)-binding protein — protein sequence MNTEPENASPHDDSRRTFLKQSTLLTAMALVPGPVVSAAEAKLDERVAEAIEQVPLSLKVNGKKLKLSVEPRTTLLDLLREQLHLNGTKKGCDYGQCGACTVHVDGQRVNSCLSFAVMHDGKEITTIEGLADGDKLHPMQEAFVKHDGFQCGYCTPGQIMSAVACVREGHAGSEGEIREYMSGNICRCGAYSNIVAAIQDVKKGGQKV from the coding sequence ATGAATACTGAACCCGAAAACGCAAGTCCTCACGATGACTCGCGACGCACGTTTCTTAAACAGTCGACGCTGCTGACTGCCATGGCTCTGGTGCCGGGCCCGGTAGTATCGGCTGCCGAGGCCAAGTTGGACGAGCGGGTGGCTGAGGCCATTGAGCAAGTACCGCTGAGCCTGAAAGTGAATGGCAAAAAGCTGAAGCTTTCGGTAGAACCCCGCACGACGCTACTCGACCTGTTGCGTGAGCAACTGCACCTGAACGGCACTAAAAAAGGCTGCGACTATGGCCAGTGTGGGGCCTGCACTGTGCACGTGGATGGCCAGCGGGTAAACAGCTGTCTGAGCTTCGCGGTGATGCACGACGGCAAGGAAATCACCACCATTGAGGGCCTAGCCGACGGCGACAAGCTGCACCCCATGCAGGAGGCGTTTGTGAAGCACGACGGCTTTCAGTGTGGCTACTGCACGCCCGGCCAGATTATGAGTGCCGTGGCCTGTGTGCGTGAAGGCCACGCCGGCTCTGAAGGTGAAATACGGGAGTATATGAGTGGCAACATCTGCCGCTGCGGAGCTTACTCAAACATCGTGGCGGCCATCCAGGACGTGAAGAAGGGAGGACAAAAGGTATGA
- a CDS encoding FAD binding domain-containing protein, with the protein MNQFQYSRPTKQQAAIDAVAKDPNAAFIAGGTNLVDLMKRGVTSPQKLVDINRLPLGKIESQNNGLRIGALALNSAVAEDRQVREKQPLLALALNAGASPQLRNMATVGGNMLQRTRCAYFYDTTMPCNKRQPGTGCGALEGVNRMHAIFGFSDKCIAVHPSDMSVALVALDAVVQVSGPKGNRSIPFADFHRLPGDTPEKDTNLAPGELITAVDVPDGPFTKHVHYQKVRERASYAFALLSVAAALDIDGSNIIKAARLAMGGVAHKPWRLTTAEQMLVGKPATEETFRQAADVAMQGAKSFKHNAYKLKLGPNAIVQALKTAAAA; encoded by the coding sequence ATGAACCAGTTCCAGTACAGCCGCCCTACCAAGCAGCAGGCCGCCATCGACGCAGTTGCCAAGGACCCCAATGCCGCCTTTATTGCGGGTGGCACCAACCTCGTGGATTTGATGAAACGCGGGGTAACAAGCCCGCAGAAGCTGGTTGACATCAACCGCCTGCCATTAGGCAAGATTGAGTCCCAGAACAACGGATTGCGTATTGGCGCTCTGGCCCTGAACTCGGCCGTAGCTGAGGACCGGCAGGTGCGTGAGAAGCAGCCGCTCCTAGCCTTAGCCCTGAATGCCGGAGCCTCGCCGCAGCTGCGCAATATGGCTACCGTAGGTGGAAACATGCTGCAGCGCACCCGTTGCGCTTACTTCTACGATACTACCATGCCGTGCAACAAGCGCCAACCCGGTACCGGCTGCGGCGCGCTGGAAGGCGTTAACCGGATGCACGCCATCTTCGGCTTTTCAGATAAGTGTATTGCCGTGCACCCCTCCGATATGAGCGTGGCGCTGGTAGCCCTAGATGCAGTGGTGCAGGTAAGTGGCCCTAAAGGCAACCGCAGCATTCCCTTCGCCGACTTCCACCGCCTGCCCGGCGACACGCCCGAAAAGGACACTAATCTTGCGCCTGGGGAGCTGATAACAGCCGTGGACGTGCCGGATGGTCCTTTCACCAAGCATGTGCACTACCAAAAGGTGCGCGAGCGGGCCAGCTACGCTTTTGCGTTGCTTTCCGTAGCAGCAGCGCTGGACATCGACGGCAGCAATATTATTAAAGCGGCGCGGCTGGCCATGGGCGGCGTGGCCCATAAGCCCTGGCGTCTCACAACTGCTGAGCAGATGTTAGTTGGCAAGCCGGCTACCGAAGAAACATTCCGGCAGGCGGCCGATGTGGCTATGCAGGGCGCCAAGTCTTTCAAGCACAATGCCTATAAGCTCAAGCTTGGCCCTAATGCAATTGTCCAGGCGCTTAAAACCGCCGCAGCCGCTTAA
- a CDS encoding xanthine dehydrogenase family protein molybdopterin-binding subunit produces the protein MKTPEKQIGAPMNRVDGRLKVTGAATYSAEYELPGITYAVLVGSAITKGRITGIDSKAAERAPGVLAVITHFNSPKVPGFDTAGKDPSQPATVGGPIKIFHDDKIRFNDQPIAIVVADTLERARFAARLVKGQYAPEKHQTNLEASKPQAFLPTSAKKNPKNPMNDYQRGKADAYKAGAIKLEQDYVIPTEVHHPMELQAITAHWEAPDRLTIYDKTQGTMATRRDFAKEWGLPEENVKVIATFVGGAFGNALHSWPHESAAIMAAKVVNRPVKLMLTREQMFTMVGYRPYTWQKIGMSATADGKITAITHESIGQTSSYEEFTESTLAQTRMMYQSPNLTTRYRLASLDIGSPIWMRGPGEATGAFALESAMDEMAHQLGIDPLEFRLRNYTDTDPENGKPWSTKFLKECYQLGADRIGWNKRQLKPGSVRDGDWQVGYGMGVGTFGAHRGAATVGAQLLPNGTVLLQCATTDIGPGTGTVMTQIAADTLGMDPQKIRFELGNSSFPKAGTQGGSSTVNSVGPATQQACLALKDKLRQLAAVGSAAFASAKKEDIILTDGYLTLASNSTARVPYAELLKQAGGTAVAVEAKPDGAGQKYSMYSFSVHFAEVRVHVLTGEVRVSKLVSCADAGTIVNEKTAANQMKGGAVGGIGMALMEHAIIDDRYGRYITKDFADYHVPVNADSPDIQVAFVNQPDPHVNALGTKGIGEIATIGVAPAIANAVFNATGKRVRELPITPDKLV, from the coding sequence ATGAAAACCCCAGAAAAGCAAATCGGAGCGCCGATGAACCGGGTAGATGGCCGCCTGAAAGTGACCGGTGCGGCCACCTATTCGGCTGAATACGAGCTGCCCGGCATCACCTATGCCGTGCTCGTGGGCAGCGCCATCACCAAAGGCCGCATTACGGGCATCGACAGCAAGGCCGCTGAGCGAGCCCCTGGCGTGCTGGCCGTCATCACCCACTTCAACTCGCCCAAAGTACCGGGCTTCGATACGGCAGGCAAGGACCCGTCTCAGCCGGCCACAGTTGGCGGGCCGATTAAGATATTTCACGACGATAAAATTCGCTTCAACGACCAGCCAATTGCCATTGTGGTGGCCGATACGCTGGAGCGGGCCCGCTTTGCTGCACGGCTGGTAAAAGGGCAGTACGCACCGGAAAAGCACCAGACCAACCTGGAGGCCAGCAAGCCCCAGGCTTTCCTCCCAACTTCGGCCAAGAAGAATCCGAAGAACCCCATGAACGACTACCAGCGGGGAAAGGCGGATGCGTATAAGGCTGGCGCTATCAAGCTGGAACAGGACTATGTGATTCCGACCGAGGTGCACCATCCGATGGAGCTCCAGGCCATTACGGCGCACTGGGAAGCGCCCGACCGCCTAACAATTTACGACAAGACGCAGGGCACCATGGCCACCCGGCGCGACTTTGCCAAAGAATGGGGCTTGCCCGAAGAAAACGTAAAGGTCATTGCCACATTCGTGGGCGGTGCTTTCGGCAACGCGCTGCACAGCTGGCCCCACGAGTCAGCTGCCATCATGGCGGCTAAAGTGGTGAATAGGCCGGTGAAGCTGATGCTGACCCGCGAGCAGATGTTCACGATGGTGGGCTACCGGCCCTACACTTGGCAGAAAATTGGGATGAGCGCCACGGCTGATGGCAAAATCACGGCTATTACGCACGAGAGCATCGGCCAGACGTCCAGCTACGAGGAGTTCACCGAATCGACGCTGGCCCAGACGCGCATGATGTATCAGTCGCCTAATCTGACCACGCGCTACCGTCTGGCCTCCCTTGATATCGGCTCGCCCATCTGGATGCGCGGCCCGGGCGAGGCGACCGGCGCGTTTGCGCTGGAGTCCGCTATGGATGAAATGGCGCACCAGTTGGGCATTGATCCGCTGGAATTCCGGCTGCGCAACTACACCGATACTGACCCCGAAAACGGCAAGCCGTGGAGCACTAAGTTTTTGAAGGAATGCTACCAACTGGGTGCTGACCGTATTGGTTGGAACAAGCGCCAGCTGAAGCCCGGCAGCGTACGAGACGGCGACTGGCAGGTGGGCTACGGCATGGGCGTGGGTACGTTCGGGGCGCACCGGGGCGCGGCTACTGTAGGCGCCCAGCTGTTGCCCAATGGCACGGTGCTGCTCCAGTGTGCCACCACCGACATTGGCCCGGGCACCGGCACCGTAATGACGCAAATTGCGGCCGACACGCTTGGTATGGACCCGCAGAAAATCCGGTTCGAGTTGGGCAACTCTTCTTTCCCGAAGGCGGGCACGCAAGGTGGCTCCTCCACTGTGAATAGCGTGGGTCCGGCCACGCAGCAGGCCTGCCTGGCCCTGAAGGACAAGCTGCGGCAGTTGGCGGCGGTAGGCAGCGCGGCTTTTGCCTCGGCTAAGAAAGAGGATATCATCCTGACAGATGGGTACCTCACGCTGGCCAGTAACTCCACTGCCCGCGTACCCTACGCCGAATTATTGAAGCAAGCCGGCGGCACAGCCGTAGCTGTGGAAGCCAAGCCCGATGGTGCCGGTCAGAAGTATTCCATGTACTCGTTTTCGGTACATTTTGCCGAGGTGCGGGTGCATGTGCTTACCGGCGAGGTGCGGGTGAGCAAACTGGTTTCCTGCGCCGATGCAGGCACCATCGTTAACGAGAAAACCGCCGCCAACCAGATGAAAGGCGGCGCGGTAGGCGGTATTGGCATGGCCCTGATGGAGCATGCCATCATCGACGACCGGTACGGCCGCTACATCACCAAAGACTTCGCCGATTATCACGTCCCGGTAAATGCCGACTCGCCCGACATTCAGGTGGCATTTGTGAACCAGCCTGACCCGCACGTCAACGCGTTGGGCACGAAGGGCATTGGGGAAATTGCCACTATTGGTGTGGCTCCTGCTATTGCCAATGCGGTGTTCAATGCCACCGGCAAGCGGGTGCGGGAGTTGCCCATCACCCCCGACAAGCTGGTGTAG
- a CDS encoding YbaB/EbfC family nucleoid-associated protein produces the protein MFDMMGMMGKMKELQEKMQQAQQEMQFVTATGEAGGGLVRATANGQRRVIKLEIDETLLSDREMLSDLVVAAVNKALDEAGDKAKEELKRKTSGLIPNIPGLDLGGFGL, from the coding sequence ATGTTTGACATGATGGGCATGATGGGCAAAATGAAAGAGTTGCAGGAGAAAATGCAGCAGGCCCAGCAGGAAATGCAGTTTGTGACGGCCACCGGCGAAGCGGGTGGCGGCCTTGTGCGCGCCACCGCCAACGGTCAGCGCCGCGTGATTAAGCTTGAAATTGATGAAACCCTCCTCTCCGACCGGGAAATGCTGTCGGACCTAGTAGTGGCGGCCGTGAACAAGGCCCTGGATGAAGCCGGCGACAAAGCCAAGGAGGAGCTAAAGCGCAAGACCAGCGGCCTGATCCCGAATATTCCTGGCCTCGACCTCGGCGGTTTTGGCCTCTAG
- a CDS encoding glycosyltransferase family 2 protein: MASSSISTPISAVTGIADACADVAVVILNWNGAALLRQFLPSVLAYSNAAQIIVVDNASTDDSVAVLAQEFPQVKLLAHAANLGFCEGYNQALSQLAPDIRYAVLLNSDVAVTPGWLQPIRQLLEARPAVAAVQPKIRAHAQPELFEYAGAGGGYLDRLGYPFCRGRLFDTLEHDHGQYDDARPVAWATGACMAVRLSAWRALDGLEPEFFAHMEEIDLCWRLWNAGHEVWYHGGSTVYHVGGGTLHKSNPRKTYLNFRNGLALVYKNTHASELASTLATRLVLDWVAALRLLLQGESADARAILRAHRDFYRRLPYWKQKRRQYPPRLTQQRPGVYRGSLVWAYFGQGKRKFSELDTRLLS, translated from the coding sequence TTGGCCTCTAGCAGCATTTCAACGCCAATTTCTGCTGTAACCGGTATTGCTGACGCCTGCGCCGATGTAGCCGTAGTAATACTGAACTGGAATGGTGCGGCCCTGCTGCGTCAGTTTTTGCCATCGGTGCTGGCCTACAGCAATGCGGCACAGATTATCGTCGTTGACAATGCCTCAACGGATGACTCCGTGGCCGTTCTGGCACAGGAGTTTCCGCAAGTGAAGCTACTTGCGCATGCCGCCAACTTAGGCTTTTGTGAGGGCTATAATCAGGCCCTTAGCCAACTGGCACCCGATATCCGGTATGCGGTGCTGCTCAACTCCGATGTGGCCGTGACGCCGGGCTGGTTGCAGCCCATACGTCAGCTCCTGGAAGCACGCCCTGCCGTAGCGGCCGTTCAGCCCAAAATACGGGCCCACGCGCAGCCGGAATTGTTCGAATACGCCGGAGCTGGTGGCGGCTACCTCGACCGGCTGGGCTACCCCTTTTGCCGTGGCCGCCTCTTCGACACCCTGGAACACGACCACGGCCAGTATGATGATGCACGACCGGTAGCCTGGGCTACTGGGGCTTGCATGGCGGTGCGCCTGAGCGCCTGGCGTGCGCTAGACGGGCTGGAACCGGAATTCTTCGCGCACATGGAGGAAATAGACCTATGTTGGCGCCTCTGGAATGCCGGCCATGAGGTGTGGTACCACGGTGGCAGCACGGTGTACCACGTTGGGGGCGGCACCCTGCACAAATCCAACCCACGCAAAACCTACCTCAACTTCCGCAACGGGCTGGCGCTAGTCTATAAAAACACGCATGCATCGGAGCTGGCCAGCACTTTGGCTACCCGTCTTGTGCTGGATTGGGTGGCGGCGCTGCGCCTGCTGCTGCAGGGCGAATCGGCGGATGCCCGCGCCATCCTGCGGGCTCACCGTGACTTCTACCGCCGCCTCCCCTATTGGAAGCAGAAGCGCCGCCAGTATCCGCCGCGCCTCACGCAGCAGCGGCCGGGCGTGTATCGGGGCAGTCTGGTGTGGGCATATTTCGGGCAGGGCAAACGGAAATTTTCGGAACTGGATACTCGCTTGCTTTCCTGA
- a CDS encoding PspC domain-containing protein: MKRLTDYIEKQSFGVCNALGNRLGFSSSSVRLSFVYASFFTFGSPIVLYFALAFWMNVRRAMRRQRSTVWDL; the protein is encoded by the coding sequence ATGAAACGTCTTACCGACTACATCGAAAAGCAGAGCTTCGGGGTATGCAATGCTTTGGGCAACCGGTTGGGCTTCTCTTCCAGCAGTGTCCGGCTTTCCTTCGTATACGCTTCGTTCTTCACCTTTGGCTCGCCCATTGTGCTGTACTTCGCTCTTGCCTTCTGGATGAACGTGCGGCGTGCCATGCGCCGGCAGCGCAGCACGGTCTGGGATTTATAA